TCCATTTCCCCGTGGGTGAGGGTGGGGCCGTCCTCCACGACCAGCACCCGTTTGCCGCGGATGCAGGACAAATCATCCACCGCGATGACGGAAGCGGCTTCTATGAGGGCGGCGGCGGGGTTAACGCGCTGTATGTTAGCCCTTACGGTTTGGATATGTTCGAAATCCGCGCTGTCTATCTTGTTAATGACCACCGCGTCGGCCATGCGCAGGGTTACCTCGCCGGGGTAGTAGCTCAGCTCATGCCCCGGGCGGTGGGGGTCAACGACCGTAACCATCAAATCCGGCTGGTAGAAGGGGAAGTCGTTGTTGCCGCCGTCCCACAGGATCACGTCGCAGCCGTTGGGGTCGTTTTCCGCCGCGCGCAGAATGGCCTCGTAATCCACGCCCGCGTAAATCACGTTGCCGCGTTCGATGTACGGCTCGAATTCCTCCATTTCCTCAATGGTGCAATCGTGCTTTTTTAAATCGCCGATTGCGGCGAAGCGTTGTACCTTTTGCGCCGCCAGGTCGCCGTAGGGCATGGGGTGGCGGACGGTTATTACCTTTAGGCCCATTTCCATCAGGATTTCCACGATGCGGCAGGAGGTTTGGCTCTTACCGCAGCCCGTGCGCACCGCGCCCACGGCGATTACGGGCTTTGTGCTTTTCAACATCGTACGCTTGTGGCCGAGCAGCGTAAAGTCCGCGCCCGCCGCGTTCACCTCCGCGCCCAAGCCCATCACGTAGGTATAGGGTACGTCGCTGTAGGAAAAGACACATTCGTCCGCGTTCAGCTCCTTAATGAGTTGGGTCAATTGCTCCTGCGGGAAGATGGGGATGCCTTGCGGGTACAGCGAACCCGCCAGCTCGCTCGGGTACACTCGCCCGGCGATGTCGGGGATTTGCGCCGCGGTGAAGGCGACGACCTCGTATTCGGGGTTGCCGCGGTACACGGTGTTGAAGTTGTGGAAGTCGCGGCCCGCCGCGCCGATGATGATGATCTTTTTCATAATTATCTCCCTATTCTAAAATTTCCGTCGCGTTCTTCAATAATACGAAAACCGGGGTTAAGTTCCAGCACCCAATACGGGGTGGTTGCGCCGGTTTCGGTAATTTCCATTCCGTAGGCGGAAATTTCCCAAAATCCCGGTTCCCTGCCCAGGATCAATTGCCCGCCCGTAATCACGACCCGCCCGAACGCGCCCGTATATTCAATATTACCGCAAAAAGCGGCGGCGTTGCCGCTTATATCAGGCAAACTCAATACGTCATACTCGTACAACCCGTCGTCGGAAGCGATAAAATCGCCGCCGTGCTGGAGGCGCAGCGCCGGATGTTCGAAAAGCGCGTAAATAGCGTCAACGCGGCGTGCGTTGTCCTCCACCCAAGCGGTTTCGGCGGCGCGGATGCTTTCGTAGCCGTAATGTGTTAAGTCCAATTCGGCGAAGGGCGTGAGGGTCTCGATTCCCGCCGTTTCCTTTAGCAACGCACCCAAGTCGGTTTCCCACCGGAAATCTGTTGTCCAATCCGCTTCAAACGCGTCTAATAAAAGGCCGTACAACGCGCCCGTCACATAGCCAATCCCTTGCAAGGACTTCCCGATGTAGTGGGTGTCGATATGTGCTCGTATCCATGCGATTTTATCGGTCATTTCGTTCATGATTACGCGCATTTCGGTATAAAGTGCCGTACCTTCGCTTATTTCAAACCCGGTTTCCGCCGACAAAGCGTTCGGGTTGCTTTCATGCCGCGCGGCGCGGGCGGAAAGCGCGGTATGGACGGCTTGCAACCTTTCTTCGCCGGAGGTTTCCAGCGCATGTATTAGCGCTGTGGTTTCTATCCATATACTGATACGCTCATTCAATCCGTCCATGTGGTTAAGCGGTATCCAATAGGGACGGCGACCGGTGAAAAGTTTCGGCTGCCACGCATGGAACAATTCATGCGCCATAATTCCGACCACGCGTTCCGTGTCGGGTAAAATAGATTGCACATATGACCATGTCATCATGCCCCATGTTATTCCGTGCGCTATGGCGGCGGTGTTGCCGATGTGTACACTTGAAGGCAATTCACCCGCGTATACCCCCTCCGTTTGGTACACCAATTCGAAACGGTCTTGGCCTGCGGGCCGATTGGCTACGGCTTGCCGCGTCACCGGGTCGGCGAACATAAACGGCCCGTTTAAATCGACGCCCCACATTTCACCGCCGTCCCAGCTCAAGCGGGCTTCCATCATGGCGAACAGCTCCGCCGCGCACAACAGGCAAATGACCGTCTCCCGTTCTTCGTCGCATATATGGGAAAGGGATGTTATCGGCGGCGGTGCCGGACGCGGGGGCGGAGTAGGCGCAGGCGTGGGAACGGGTGCGGGGGTAGGCATCGGCGGGGGTTGGATGGGGATGAGCGAAATCGCGGGGGGGATAGAAGGCGCGGTAATGTCCTCCCGCGTTGCGGTTTCGTTCGCGCCGCTTCCGCAGGCTATAAAAAGGAATAACAGGATGAACAAAGGTAATAATTTTCTCATAGCCACCCCCTTGTAATTGATAAAAGCGTTACGCCTCCACTTCGGAACAATTTGTGCCGAAGTGGAGCGTAACGCCCGTAGGTTATTTGCGTACTATTCGTTTTCGATTAATTTCTTTTGGATACTGCGCAGGAAGCCGCATATCCAGCGGTTGATCGCGGGGTTGATTGAGGTTTCGTCGTCGCTGACAGCGAAGGTCGTATCCACGTCCGTCATGTCGTAGAAGTAGAGCATATCCACCAAACGCAGTACGTCCAGGAGGAAATTTGAGAATACGACTTCCGAATTAAGGTTGCCGTCCAGCGTAATTACGTCGAAGAGGTCGGGGCGGGTCTTGATTTCCTCCATGACGACGGGGTGCAGGTTGTTGTGGTCGGTATGGCGTTTGTATACGATGTTCAAATTGTCGTCGGAGCGTTTGCGGGCCAGCAGGCGTTCGATGATCTTTTCCATGGAGCATTTGAGGTCTACCAGCAGCACGCGCCAGTTGTTTTCCTTGATAAAGCGGATCAAGTCGATCGTTTGCTGGCGGTTGCGGGGGAAGCCGTCCACCAAGCCGGGGGTGTGCGACAGCGCGAATTCGCGGAAGATTTGGCAGGTGACGGAATCGTCCACCAAAATGCCTTGCTCGGTCAGTTCCTTGATTTTCGGGTCTTCCTTGGCTTTGGCGCGGAAGATGTCACCCATGCTGGCCGAATACAGGTTGTCCAGCCAATAGTGTTTGATGTTTTTAACCAGCGTACCTTTTCCCCCGCCGGACTCGCCCAGCAGAATCATGAAATCCCATTTTTCCAATATCAACGGTTTGCGGTTATGCTTCACGTCTTTCCCTCCCGTTTTCCATATAAGTACGCCCCTATTGTATGGGCAAAAGCCGTATCGCGTCAATCACTTCCCCGCGGTTGGCGCGCGTTACGTCAAAACGCTCGCCCGTAACCGCGCCTACGTGGCTGCACCACATTTCCATTTCGGCCAGGCATGTGCCGCCGCCCGCGCCGCCGCCGCCCGCCGCCGCTATGAGGTGAATCATTTTTCCCTTCGCCGCGCTGCCGGCTTTGTTAAAACATTCCATCCGGCGGAAGCGGTCGAGGAAGTATTGCATCCGTTCGTTAGGTTGGCCGAAATACACCGGCGTAACGAGGAATATACCCTCCGCCGCGCGTATCTTCGCTTGCAACGCATCCATCATATCGCCGATGACGCATTTCGCTTCGGGCAGGCAAGTCCCCCACCCATCGTTGCAAACCAAGCAAGGCGAAATCCTGCCCGCGCACAAATCGATTATTTCAGCCTCGCGCCCCGCGTTCGTAACGCTATCACACGCGGCCCTGCCGCAGGCGGCGGTCAGCCCGTTTTCATTGGGCGATGCCGTAATCACCAAATACATACATATCCCTCCTTCTTTATATTCCGAACTCGATTTTACATGCCGCCCCATGGTTGCAATATTCGCACGGGTTCCTGCCGCCGCTTACGCAAGGCGCGGGCGCGATAACGCCTTCCGTCAAACGCAGGGTGAGGTCCTTGATTTTTTCGTTCGCGTCTTTACTTAAGCGGGCGTATTCGTTCGGATCGCTTAAATCCACCCCCGACATGCGGAACGCCTTTAGTAGTCCCGCTTCGCGCGCGGCGTCGTCCAAAAGTTGGTCGGTTTTAAGCAGCGGGTCGCCGATGGGGAAGTAGAAGACGCCGCCGGGTTTGGGGTTTTTATTGGTCAGATCGGGGCTTTCCAGCATCGCGTTCATGTAAAGCATAAGCTGCAATTGCGTACCGCGCCGTACCTCGTCGGGATTAAAGCGGGCGCGGCCCGACTTGTAATCGATGATCCGTACGTATGTATTCCCGTCTTCGCCCTCCAGCAAGTCCGCACGGTCGATACGCCCCGAAAGGGAGAGGCTCCGTCCGTTGCCCAACGGGATGGGCGGCGCGGGGGGCAGGTCCAATTCCGTATAGGCGGGGTCGTACTCCCCCTGCTTAAGTTGTTCGCCCAACGCCCAAATCGACGCCGTGCAAACCCGCCGCGCTTTTTCCAATATATAGCGGTTGCGCGCGGAGCCGTGGTAAACCGTTGCGTTGGTTTCCTCGCTTTCGGGGACGAGCTCCCGTACGAGCGAACCTACGATTTCCTCGATTTCCGTTTTCGTGCGGGCTTGCCATTGGTACCGCCGCGCGAAATTGGCGACGACGTCATGGAATAGACTGCCCAAATCGGCGGGCATGATTTCATACAGCTTGCGCGGCTTGGCTTTGAGTAAATAAGTCATGTAATAAGCGAAGGGACAGCGGGCGTAGGCTTCCAAACGGGACGCCGCCGTGTATACCACCGGCCCGAAAAGGCGGTTTACGGATTTTGGGGAAAGCGAAGGCAACTTCTGACCTATTAGGTCAGAAGTTAACGGCACGTATTCACGCACGGGCGCGGCCGCTTTCGGTACGACCGCCGGAAACTGCGCCCGTATCGCCCGCACAACGGGCGACGGCCTCAATACCTTCCCGCCCGAATCGCCCTCCGCGTAAATAAAGGCGAGCGTATCGGACGGTTGGGACAACGCGCAATACAGCGCGTAGGATTGCTCGTTGACGCGCCCCGTTATATCTGGAGCGAGTTCAAGGTCGGCGTTGCGTAAGCGTTCGCGTTCGCCGTCGGTAAACAGCCCTTGCTCGGCGGGTAATGGGGGAAGCACTCCTTCGTTTGCGCCCAGCACGATCATGGCTTTTATCGCGGGGTATCTCGAGCGCCCCATATCACCCAGCACGACTTGGTCGAGCGTGGGCGGGATGCGCCCCAACCCCGCCTGCGAAAGCCCCGCGTCCAGCAAAACGGCGAACTCCCGCGGCGTGACAAGCGTATCGCCCAATATTTCAGCCAGCTTATCGAATACCTCGCATATCTTCGGCCAAACCTGCTTATGCATCCGCGCGGTATCGTGGTTACCCGCGGCCATACATTCGTCGAACCAACGCGACAGCACCGCGGGGACGTCCAGCGCGTACAACAGATCGAAAACCTTACGGCAAACGGAAACGACCGAAGACTTCTTTTTAATCCGGTCGAAATCGCCCAACACGCGCATAAAACGTTGGCGGGCCGCTTCCGCGGCGGGGTCGGCCATTTCGTACCGCCAGCGGTACCCCGCGATGCCGTGCGCCGCCGCGTAGTTTTCCAATATATCCACGGCGTTACGGTCCAAATCGACCAGGCCCGTTTTTAGGAAGCGGAACACGCTGTCGTACCCGTAATTTCGGTTGACGATTTCGAACGCGGCGCGTATCAGCTCCGTTAACGGATGTGACAGGATATCCGTTTCCGTATCCACGAAGAGGGGTATTTTTAACCTGTCGAACGAGAGGCGCAGAATCCCTTCGTACCGTTTGCGGTCGCCGCACAATACGGCGATATCCTTAAAACGGTATCCCCGTTCCTGCACCCATTCGCATATACGGCTCGCGGCTGAAAGGACGGCGTCGTACGGATCGCGCGCGGGGATTAATTCAATTGGGGAATTTGGGACGGCTCCAAGGGCAGAATCCCCATCGTTCCCCACGTTATATGTTCTCGCTTTACCTGCCCCTGCCGCGGGCGTAAAATGCGATACGAAGAACGCCATGCACGGATTGTCGGCATGGCGGTAGTTGTTTTCCATGTAAATGGGCGGTAATAGTTCGATTCCCGCTTGTGCTGCGGTGCGGCTCAATCTTTCTTGCGTGGTGCGCGGGGCTTCGCACAGCGGATCGGTGAAGCGTTGCGTGTCCCGCGTGGTAAGCGTGACGCCCATGTAAGCGGAACGTTTCATTATATGTAGTAATATTTGCCGTTCCTGCGGGGTGAAGCCCGAAAAACCGTCTACCCAAATGTATGCACCGTCCAAAAGCGGCAGCGCGCCTTCCGTAGCTTCCAACCTTTGCGCCAGCAAATCCAACAAATCATCGGTCAATAGATACCGTCCGCTGACTGCCTCACGGTACTTGGTAATTATCAACGCAAGGTCGGAGAGCTTCGCGGACAACGCGGGGTCTCCGGTTATTTCCGGGATGCCATGACGCGGGAGGGGAGGGATTCCGGCGACCGACTTCGCCTTCAAGGGAGCGGAATCCCTCCCCTCCCGTGTCTCCGGAGCCCCCATAATCCCCGAACCCTCCGATGTTCGTAAAAGTAAATCCTCAGCCGTTACCTTATAATGGTTCAACTCCGTAAGCGTCTTCGCCAACGCTTCAACGAAGCCGGGTTTGTCGTGCGCGCTTTGGTAATATACAAACGAATCGGAATTTTCAAACAAAACCTTACGCAAAAGCATCGCCTTGGCCAATTCGTCCGCCATGCGCCCCGGCGGGCCGCCCAGCGCGGAAAACAAACGGTACGCCATCCGATTGAAGCTGAGTACCTGCACCCGTACGGAAGCGGTGCGTTCCGCCAGCAGCAAACGTTCCGATTGCAAGGAGAACTGCTCCGGCACGAGGTAATACAGGGGCGCGTCAACGAAGGCGCAATCGGTGCCGCCCGAAGGGGGCTGCGAACGGGTACGCTCGAGTTCCTTCAGGCAATGTGCCGTCTTACCCGCGCCCGGCGGGCCGAGGATGAATTGCAACGGCATTTATTCGATCCAGATGACTTTCGCCTCGTCGTAGAAGCCCCGCGCGTTGGGGGATTCGTCACGCTCGCCGATTGCGATGATGTTGAAGGGGAGGTCACTTTCGCTTAGCTCCAACGCTTCCCGTACGGCTTTGATCAACGGTTCCTTCGGGTACACGCCGCACCAACAGGTACTTAGGCCCATCGCCTCGGCTTGGATCAGGATATTTTCCGTAGCCGCGCCCAGGTCCTGCGGGAAATACCCGCGCGCGATGCCGTCCTGCACGTTCTCCTGCGTTTCCGGCAGGGCGACCATCACGATGGCGGCGGGGGCCTTGTACAGCATCTTCGCCCAGTTGTGCGCGTCGGCCAGTTTGTTGAGCGTTGTACGGCACGTAATGGCGATAAAACGCCAGGGACGTGTGTTGCACGCTGATGGCGAAAGCATCGCGGCTTCCAAAAGCGCTTTCAATTGTTCCTTGGATACGGGGGTGGATTTAAAGTTTCGGATGCTGCGGCGGGTGGAAATGGGTTGGATAACCATCGTGAATCCCTCCTGCGTTTGAATAGGTTAATGCCGTTATTATATACATAAAACGAAGCGAATCACACGGATATTGACAAAATTATTACATTCATGTTTCATAGGAAGCAATTTATTATTTAAACCGAACGATAAAGGGTGGTTTATATGCTTACGCTCCCCGCCGCGGAAGCGATCTTCCGCAAATATAATAAGGAAGCCTTTCACATCCGGCACGCGTTGACCGTCAGCGGCGTGCTCGGGTACTTCGCCCGCCGATACGACCCCGACCGCGAGGAATATTGGCGCGTTGTGGGTATACTGCACGATACGGACTTTGAATTGCATCCCGGCGCGCATTGCGTGGCGGGCATCGAACTCCTGCGCGCGGAAGACGTACCCGAGGACATCATTTGCTCGGCTTTGAGCCACGGCTGGGGGATGACCGATTCGCCCTACGAACCGCGGCACGAAATGGAGAAAATCCTGTACGCCGTGGATGAACTCACCGGATTGATATGGGCGACGGCGCTAATGCGCCCGAGCAAATCCACGCAGGACCTCGAGCTCTCCAGCGTGAAGAAAAAGTTTAAGGATAAAAAATTCGCGGCGGGATGCTCGCGTGAAACGATAACAAAGGGCGCGGAAATGCTGGGCAGGACACTCGACGATTTGATCAGCGAGACGATCCTGGCTATGCGTTCCTGCGAAAGGGATGTGGAAGAAAATGCCTAACGTATACAATACTTTAAAAGAACGCGGCTACATCGCCCAATGCACCCACGAGGACGAGCTGCGCGACTTGCTCGGCAAAGAATCTGTCACGTTCTACATGGGGTACGACCCTACCGCCGACAGCTTGACCACCGGCCATTTGTTAACCCTTATGGTGCACAAGCATATGCAGGACGCGGGGCACCGGTTTATCACGCTCATGGGTACAGGTACGGGTATGATCGGCGACCCCGGAGACCGTACCGACATGCGGCGCGTCATGACGCGCGAGGAAGTCAACCACAACATCGCTTGCTTTAAGGAACAATGCGCCCATTTCATTCGATACGGCGAAGGTGGCGCCATCATGGAGGAAAACGATTGGCTGCTCGGTTTGTCGCTGGTGGATTTTATGCGCGACTACGGCGTGCATTTCAACGTCAACCGCATGTTGGCGGCCGAATGTTATAAATCACGTTTGGAAGAAGGGCTCACGGCGTTCGAACTCACCTACATGCTGATGCAGGCCTACGACTTCCTTGAACTCTACAAACGGTACAATTGCCGCTTGCAACTCGGCGGAAGCGACCAATGGGGTAATATCATCGCGGGTATCGACCTGATACGTAAAAAGGAAAACGTCCAAGTCTACGGCTTAACCAACGTTCTGCTTACCGCTTCGGACGGCAGTAAGATGGGAAAGTCCGCGGGCAACGCGGTTTGGCTTTCCGCGAAGAAAACCACCCCCTACGATTTCTACCAGCATTGGCGCAACACCGTGGATGCCGACGTGATCCGCAACCTTAAATGGTTTACCTTCCTGCCGCTGGATGAAATCCAAGCGATGGCGCAATGGCAGGGTGCGGAAATAAACCAAGCCAAGGATATACTCGCATACGAGGTGACCAAAATCGTCCACGGCGAAGGGGAAGCGCGTAAGGCGCAAGACGCGGCAAGAGCGTTGTTTGCCGGGGGCGGCGGGGAAGCGGAATCCATGCCCTGTACGGACATCCCGCGCGCGGAAGCGGAGGAAGGCATCAATATCGTGGTTTTGCTTGAAAAAACGGGTTTGGTCAAATCCCGCAGCGAGGCGCGCCAGCTCATCGCGCAGGGCGGTATTAAATTAAACGAT
This window of the Oscillospiraceae bacterium genome carries:
- a CDS encoding cyclic 2,3-diphosphoglycerate synthase, producing the protein MKKIIIIGAAGRDFHNFNTVYRGNPEYEVVAFTAAQIPDIAGRVYPSELAGSLYPQGIPIFPQEQLTQLIKELNADECVFSYSDVPYTYVMGLGAEVNAAGADFTLLGHKRTMLKSTKPVIAVGAVRTGCGKSQTSCRIVEILMEMGLKVITVRHPMPYGDLAAQKVQRFAAIGDLKKHDCTIEEMEEFEPYIERGNVIYAGVDYEAILRAAENDPNGCDVILWDGGNNDFPFYQPDLMVTVVDPHRPGHELSYYPGEVTLRMADAVVINKIDSADFEHIQTVRANIQRVNPAAALIEAASVIAVDDLSCIRGKRVLVVEDGPTLTHGEMEIGAGIVAAKRFGAAEIVDPRSAAVGELVEVFTKYPHIKNLLPAMGYGEKQIADLAATINKVDCDAVIIATPIDLQRVLEINKPATRIKYSLFEIGEPNLKTLLGSKLPLLRAPKV
- a CDS encoding nucleoside monophosphate kinase; this encodes MKHNRKPLILEKWDFMILLGESGGGKGTLVKNIKHYWLDNLYSASMGDIFRAKAKEDPKIKELTEQGILVDDSVTCQIFREFALSHTPGLVDGFPRNRQQTIDLIRFIKENNWRVLLVDLKCSMEKIIERLLARKRSDDNLNIVYKRHTDHNNLHPVVMEEIKTRPDLFDVITLDGNLNSEVVFSNFLLDVLRLVDMLYFYDMTDVDTTFAVSDDETSINPAINRWICGFLRSIQKKLIENE
- a CDS encoding flavodoxin family protein; translation: MYLVITASPNENGLTAACGRAACDSVTNAGREAEIIDLCAGRISPCLVCNDGWGTCLPEAKCVIGDMMDALQAKIRAAEGIFLVTPVYFGQPNERMQYFLDRFRRMECFNKAGSAAKGKMIHLIAAAGGGGAGGGTCLAEMEMWCSHVGAVTGERFDVTRANRGEVIDAIRLLPIQ
- a CDS encoding PD-(D/E)XK nuclease family protein: MPLQFILGPPGAGKTAHCLKELERTRSQPPSGGTDCAFVDAPLYYLVPEQFSLQSERLLLAERTASVRVQVLSFNRMAYRLFSALGGPPGRMADELAKAMLLRKVLFENSDSFVYYQSAHDKPGFVEALAKTLTELNHYKVTAEDLLLRTSEGSGIMGAPETREGRDSAPLKAKSVAGIPPLPRHGIPEITGDPALSAKLSDLALIITKYREAVSGRYLLTDDLLDLLAQRLEATEGALPLLDGAYIWVDGFSGFTPQERQILLHIMKRSAYMGVTLTTRDTQRFTDPLCEAPRTTQERLSRTAAQAGIELLPPIYMENNYRHADNPCMAFFVSHFTPAAGAGKARTYNVGNDGDSALGAVPNSPIELIPARDPYDAVLSAASRICEWVQERGYRFKDIAVLCGDRKRYEGILRLSFDRLKIPLFVDTETDILSHPLTELIRAAFEIVNRNYGYDSVFRFLKTGLVDLDRNAVDILENYAAAHGIAGYRWRYEMADPAAEAARQRFMRVLGDFDRIKKKSSVVSVCRKVFDLLYALDVPAVLSRWFDECMAAGNHDTARMHKQVWPKICEVFDKLAEILGDTLVTPREFAVLLDAGLSQAGLGRIPPTLDQVVLGDMGRSRYPAIKAMIVLGANEGVLPPLPAEQGLFTDGERERLRNADLELAPDITGRVNEQSYALYCALSQPSDTLAFIYAEGDSGGKVLRPSPVVRAIRAQFPAVVPKAAAPVREYVPLTSDLIGQKLPSLSPKSVNRLFGPVVYTAASRLEAYARCPFAYYMTYLLKAKPRKLYEIMPADLGSLFHDVVANFARRYQWQARTKTEIEEIVGSLVRELVPESEETNATVYHGSARNRYILEKARRVCTASIWALGEQLKQGEYDPAYTELDLPPAPPIPLGNGRSLSLSGRIDRADLLEGEDGNTYVRIIDYKSGRARFNPDEVRRGTQLQLMLYMNAMLESPDLTNKNPKPGGVFYFPIGDPLLKTDQLLDDAAREAGLLKAFRMSGVDLSDPNEYARLSKDANEKIKDLTLRLTEGVIAPAPCVSGGRNPCEYCNHGAACKIEFGI
- a CDS encoding nitroreductase family protein translates to MVIQPISTRRSIRNFKSTPVSKEQLKALLEAAMLSPSACNTRPWRFIAITCRTTLNKLADAHNWAKMLYKAPAAIVMVALPETQENVQDGIARGYFPQDLGAATENILIQAEAMGLSTCWCGVYPKEPLIKAVREALELSESDLPFNIIAIGERDESPNARGFYDEAKVIWIE
- a CDS encoding hydrolase, with the translated sequence MLTLPAAEAIFRKYNKEAFHIRHALTVSGVLGYFARRYDPDREEYWRVVGILHDTDFELHPGAHCVAGIELLRAEDVPEDIICSALSHGWGMTDSPYEPRHEMEKILYAVDELTGLIWATALMRPSKSTQDLELSSVKKKFKDKKFAAGCSRETITKGAEMLGRTLDDLISETILAMRSCERDVEENA
- the tyrS gene encoding tyrosine--tRNA ligase; its protein translation is MPNVYNTLKERGYIAQCTHEDELRDLLGKESVTFYMGYDPTADSLTTGHLLTLMVHKHMQDAGHRFITLMGTGTGMIGDPGDRTDMRRVMTREEVNHNIACFKEQCAHFIRYGEGGAIMEENDWLLGLSLVDFMRDYGVHFNVNRMLAAECYKSRLEEGLTAFELTYMLMQAYDFLELYKRYNCRLQLGGSDQWGNIIAGIDLIRKKENVQVYGLTNVLLTASDGSKMGKSAGNAVWLSAKKTTPYDFYQHWRNTVDADVIRNLKWFTFLPLDEIQAMAQWQGAEINQAKDILAYEVTKIVHGEGEARKAQDAARALFAGGGGEAESMPCTDIPRAEAEEGINIVVLLEKTGLVKSRSEARQLIAQGGIKLNDTKIENHDRIINVNDFDGSGFLLIQKGKKIYHRGRLV